From a single Cotesia glomerata isolate CgM1 linkage group LG6, MPM_Cglom_v2.3, whole genome shotgun sequence genomic region:
- the LOC123267138 gene encoding coiled-coil domain-containing protein 102A, which yields MAQSSTASGTSSRRHLKDHDIGTNSRLPHYGDSEWETKEALRTRELEEARARAAQMEKTMRWWSDCTANWREKWSKVRNERNKAREEAKLLRTKLEIAVKDANSYKHESQELEHQNERLRKEMEKLHMVLLKHAGQFDRQIVNIIESDPQLRNSLGIDDLLELYNNVDRCDKTSPSNCPKSPPCRDDSCQESTDRDIEEYVLQGAVPKHAVELYKEGSMSSLERDIAKLMEDNTKINSEDGDDPLMINLGLQQDDLEKNSQSLEQLRLEVMSLRSRCDELQKSRADVLKELSDLKEQYQIELLAAQADLLDEAANREGMDQRLNELRGELERLQAENAAEWAKRERLETEKSSLERENKQLVNELREIQDRVDSRRSRNSSSIDGDTRQLQQDLLDMKHANAKLKKALNEKTTELTHALRRSEQYETEVKRVRSRVEELKRELAAAQDEVDAATNTVRKLQRNNENLIEQLESANVQIEHFKNSTESCAPDVVKEISDEARDD from the exons ATGGCTCAATCATCGACAGCTAGTGGAACGTCATCCCGGAGGCATTTAAAAGACCATGATATTGGTACGAATTCTCGTTTACCTCATTATGGAGACAGTGAATGGGAGACTAAAGag GCGCTCCGAACGCGAGAATTAGAAGAAGCAAGAGCGCGAGCAGCCCAAATGGAGAAAACAATGAGATGGTGGTCAGACTGTACCGCAAATTGGCGTGAAAAATGGAGCAAAGTGCGTAACGAGCGCAACAAAGCTCGCGAAGAAGCCAAACTACTCCGTACAAAATTAGAAATAGCCGTGAAAGATGCGAACAGTTACAAGCACGAGTCCCAAGAGCTGGAGCACCAGAATGAGCGGTTGCGTAAAGAGATGGAAAAACTCCACATGGTCTTGCTGAAGCATGCCGGACAGTTCGACCGGCAGATAGTCAATATAATCGAGTCAGACCCGCAACTGCGAAACTCACTCGGGATCGACGATTTATTGGAGCTGTACAATAATGTCGACCGATGTGACAAAACTTCCCCGAGCAACTGCCCAAAAAGTCCGCCCTGTCGTGACGATTCTTGCCAAGAGTCTACTGACCGCGACATTGAGGAGTATGTTCTCCAGGGCGCAGTTCCAAAGCACGCTGTTGAGCTTTATAAAGAGGGCTCGATGAGCAGTTTGGAGCGTGATATTGCCAAGTTGATGGAAGATAATAccaaaattaattctgaaGACGGTGATGATCCTCTAATGATCAATTTAGGGCTCCAGCAAGATGATCTGGAGAAAAATAGCCAGAGCTTGGAGCAACTTCGATTAGAAGTGATGTCGCTTCGCAGCCGATGCGACGAATTGCAAAAGAGCCGAGCTGATGTTTTAAAAGAGCTGAGCGATTTAAAAGAACAGTACCAGATAGAATTGTTGGCAGCTCAGGCTGACTTGCTTGACGAAGCTGCCAACCGCGAGGGCATGGACCAGCGACTGAATGAATTAAGAGGAGAACTAGAGAGACTCCAGGCGGAAAACGCTGCCGAGTGGGCGAAACGCGAGCGGCTGGAGACGGAAAAAAGCTCGCTAGAGCGggaaaataaacaattagtgAATGAGCTTCGGGAAATTCAGGACAGGGTTGACTCCAGAAGGTCTAGGAACAGTTCTTCGATCGACGGAGACACTCGGCAACTCCAGCAAGATTTGCTGGATATGAAGCATGCGAATGCTAAGCTCAAGAAAGCTCTCAATGAGAAAACCACGGAGTTGACTCACGCGCTGAGAAGGTCCGAGCAGTATGAGACGGAAGTAAAACGCGTTAGGTCTAGGGTTGAGGAACTTAAGAGGGAGCTCGCTGCTGCTCAGGATGAGGTTGATGCTGCTACGAATACTGTGAGGAAACTGCAGAGGAATAATGAGAATTTAATTGAGCAATTGGAGTCTGCTAATGTTCAGATTgagcattttaaaaatagtacgGAATCTTGCGCGCCTGATGTTGTTAAGGAAATTAGTGATGAGGCGAGGGATGATTAA
- the LOC123267241 gene encoding protein THEM6: MVCACTMTIIAILYILFDVNYFLRIAFTIGWGRLFQKKKKVFEKTTIYGICTSQDVDIFLKHMNNARYLRELDFARFHYYDRSGIYGEVSRRGGGAVQGASSTRYRRALPIFTPYKVTTQLIYWDEKNFYLEHEFISLSDNFVRAVVLSKQTVTGLKVPVSEVIAKVEPSAQRPEMSNELKLWLDSMEESSQKLRKRS; this comes from the exons atggtGTGTGCGTGTACTATGACAATAATTGCAattctttatattttattcgatgttaattattttttgagaatAGCTTTTACAATCGGTTGGGGCagactttttcaaaaaaagaagaaagtttttgaaaaaactactatttatg gcATTTGTACATCCCAAGACgtggatatatttttaaagcacATGAACAACGCCCGATACCTCCGCGAGCTGGATTTCGCGCGATTCCACTACTACGATAGATCGGGAATCTACGGGGAAGTGAGTCGCAGAGGTGGAGGCGCAGTTCAAGGTGCATCATCGACTCGTTATCGACGAGCGCTGCCTATTTTTACACCTTACAAAGTGACCACGCAGTTGATTTACTGGGACGAGAAAAACTTTTACCTCGAACACGAGTTCATCAGTCTGTCAGACAATTTCGTCCGCGCAGTCGTCCTCAGCAAGCAGACGGTCACCGGGTTAAAGGTCCCCGTGTCGGAGGTGATCGCTAAGGTCGAGCCCTCTGCCCAGAGGCCGGAGATGTCCAACGAGCTCAAGTTGTGGCTCGACTCCATGGAAGAATCCTCACAAAAATTGAGGAAACGCAGCTAa